The following is a genomic window from Amycolatopsis sp. BJA-103.
TCCGGAATGGACCGAGACCTGGGCGGCGCACGCGGCGTCCCCGGACGCACTCCTGTGGTCGATGGCGCCGGAACGCGGGATGGCCGTGGCGTATCCGGATTTGGGGAACACGCCGGCTTTCCGCTGGGCCGACGTGGCCGAGTATGCCCGGATCGCCACTTAGGATCAGCCGCCGAAGGCCGCTGCCGTCGCGTGGACGCGGAGGTCTTCGAGTTCGTCGATCTGGCGCCGGGCCCGGTCGATCAGGTCGTCCAGCCGTCCGCCGTCGAGCCGGGGATCGGCATCGGCGCGCACCCGCAGGGTCCGCCAGCCCGCCGCCTTGCCCTCGACGCCGAGGCGCATCAGTTCGAGTTCCTCGACCGCGCTCAACGGTGACCGCGAGACGAGTCGCCCGTTCGGCTTGAGCCGTCCCAGCTTTTCGCCTGCCCAGGCCGCCACGGTCTTGTAGCGGCGGACCGGGACCTCCAGAGCGGCCATGCAGGTCAACAGGGCGGCCCGGTCGTCAGCGACCTCTTCGGCGAGCCTGCTCAACACCGCTTCCCCGCGCTGTCCGCGCTCGGCGGCGGCGAGCCGCTTGGCGAGTTCCGTGCCCGCGGTCGCGCCTGCCAGATGGTCGTTGAGGTAGATACCGAGCAAGGCGGTATCGGGGAGAGTGTCGGCCATGTTCGAGGCGTACCCGGTGCTCACCGATTGACACGTAGGTAATCTCCTACGTATGGTCGCGTCATGAACATCACCCTCTACGTCGGGACCTGGCCGCGCTGATGCCGGTCAACGACGACGTCTTCGCCGCGCTCGCCAACCCCGCCCGCCGCGAGGTGCTGGGCATCCTCCTCGACGGTCCGCGCGCCGCGGGGGAGATCGCCGAACGCTTCGACATGCGGCGGCCGAGTCTGTCGGAGCACCTTCGGGTGCTGCGCGAAGCGGGGCTCGTCAGGGAAGAGCGAAAGGGGCGCAATCGCGTCTACTCGCTGGAAGCCGCTCCGTTGCAGGAAGTCTCCGACTGGCTTTCGCCGTACGAGCGGTACTGGCGCGGGAAGCTGGGCAACCTGCGTGACCTGCCGGACTAGGGAGTCCACCACTCACGACCCAGCCGCCGGACCGGCTCTCGACGCCGGGTCTAGGATCCCCGCTTGTGACGGACGAGAAACCGCTCCGAGCCGATGCCCGCCGTAACCGGACAAGGGTGTTGGAGGCTGCGGAGCGCGTCTTCACGGCCAAGGGCACCAGTGCGCCGACCGAAGAAGTCGCCCGCGAAGCAGGCGTCGGGGTCGGCACGGTTTTCCGGCACTTTCCGACGAAGGAAGCCCTGCTGGAAGCCGTTCTCTACGCGCGCCTTCACCGCTTCGTCGATGAAGCGGAAGCCACCGTGGCCGCGAACTCACCCGACCCGGGTGCGGCGTTCTTCGGCTTCCTGACCGGCTGGATCGAGATGGCCGACGCCAAGAACGCCTACTTCGAAGCCCTGTCCGCGGCCGGAATCAGCGTTCCGACGACGGGATCGGTCATCGGCGTCCGGCTCAAAGAGGCGCTCGGCGTGCTTCTCAGCCGCGCGCAGGACACCGGCGACGTCCGCAAGGATCTCGGCGTCGACGAACTGATCCCGGTCATCATCGGGACGGCGAAGGCAGCAGAGCACGCCGGGCCCCAGCTGCGGACCCGGACGATCTGCATTCTTTTCGACGGACTTCGGCCGCGTCAGGCGTAAGGATCCATCGTCGGCCGCTTGGGTGCGAGCTCGTCGCCTGAGGACTCGCCACGCAGCCTGCGCTTGATCCACGGAACGGCGTGCTCCTTGCCCCACTGGAGGTTCTCGGTGCGCCGAGCCTGCGGGCTCAGTAGCGGTCGCGGCCCCAGCTCTGCGGGCGTGAGCTTGTGCGGTTCGCCGAGCGCGTCCAGGACGGCGATGGCGACCTCGTTGTGCCCCAACGAGTTCAGGTGCAGACGGTCCGGTGCCCACAGGCGCCGATCGCGCAGCCGGCGCATCGCCCACATGTCCACGAGCAACGCCCCGTGCCGCGCGGCGATACCGCGGACGTGCTCGTTGTAGATCGCGACGCGGCCCCGGATCCGGCGGAACAGTGCGTCCTCGACCCCGTCGACACCGGTGAAGAGGACGACGCGCGCGCCGCTGTCGGCGATCTTGCCGACAGCGGCGTCGTAGTCGTCGAGGAGAGCGTCGATGTCGACCTTCGGCCGCATCAGGTCGTTGCCGCCCGCGTACAGCGTGACGAGGTCCGGGTTCAGCGCGAGCCCCTGGTCGAGCTGCTCCGTGAGGACCTGGCCGAGGAGCTTGCCTCGGAT
Proteins encoded in this region:
- a CDS encoding metalloregulator ArsR/SmtB family transcription factor, with protein sequence MPVNDDVFAALANPARREVLGILLDGPRAAGEIAERFDMRRPSLSEHLRVLREAGLVREERKGRNRVYSLEAAPLQEVSDWLSPYERYWRGKLGNLRDLPD
- a CDS encoding TetR/AcrR family transcriptional regulator, with product MTDEKPLRADARRNRTRVLEAAERVFTAKGTSAPTEEVAREAGVGVGTVFRHFPTKEALLEAVLYARLHRFVDEAEATVAANSPDPGAAFFGFLTGWIEMADAKNAYFEALSAAGISVPTTGSVIGVRLKEALGVLLSRAQDTGDVRKDLGVDELIPVIIGTAKAAEHAGPQLRTRTICILFDGLRPRQA
- a CDS encoding SGNH/GDSL hydrolase family protein; this encodes MTDRLVCLGDSFTEGVGDEDPSSPNGVRGWADRVAGQLAGNYQDFRYANLAIRGKLLGQVLTEQLDQGLALNPDLVTLYAGGNDLMRPKVDIDALLDDYDAAVGKIADSGARVVLFTGVDGVEDALFRRIRGRVAIYNEHVRGIAARHGALLVDMWAMRRLRDRRLWAPDRLHLNSLGHNEVAIAVLDALGEPHKLTPAELGPRPLLSPQARRTENLQWGKEHAVPWIKRRLRGESSGDELAPKRPTMDPYA